One Dermatophagoides farinae isolate YC_2012a chromosome 6, ASM2471394v1, whole genome shotgun sequence genomic window carries:
- the LOC124493463 gene encoding DGAT1/2-independent enzyme synthesizing storage lipids: protein MDSISWILWKIISILVILSLASPLIFILFFYISLLIIWIHCYRYRITNTNDVDYHTRTESLQIKIWQQAFDAISFIFATFGQLWYGYEIVGIEHLPDSGPALIIFYHGTWPCDIYFLIAELYRRKKRLMFTIVERILYSFPGWSILLRAMRLVPGSVNDCVQMLNNGSMVALSPGGLREAMFSDHHHYETKFSGRLGFARIAKETQVPIIPIFTRNIREAFRQVPIMKNFVKFIYNRYRIPLFLTYGGMPVKLTTIIGEPIRFESDATIEQIAEMTEMKMKELIEQNQTIPGSIWSAIRQRFQLMENEKID, encoded by the exons ATGGATTCTATTTCTTGGATTTTatggaaaattatttcaatacTTGTAAtt TTATCATTAGCATCACcattaattttcatcttatttttctacatttcattattaatcataTGGATACATTGTTATCGTTATCGAATAACAAATAcgaatgatgttgattatcataCAAGAACAGAATCATTACAGATAAAAATTTGGCAACAAGCATTCGATGCTATTTCAT TCATATTTGCCACATTTGGTCAATTATGGTATGGTTATGAAATTGTTGGCATTGAACATTTACCAGATTCAGGACCGGCATTAATCATTTTCTATCATGGTACATGGCCATgtgatatttattttttaatcgCTGAATTATATCGTCGTAAAAAACGTTTAATGTTCACCATTGTTGAACGTATTCTTTATTCGTTTCCAG gttgGTCAATTTTATTACGTGCAATGCGTCTAGTACCAGGATCAGTTAATGATTGTGTACAAATGCTAAACAATGGATCAATGGTTGCCCTTTCACCTGGTGGTCTTCGTGAAG CCATGTttagtgatcatcatcattatgagaCAAAATTTTCTGGCCGATTAGGTTTTGCACGTATTGCCAAAGAAACACAAGTACCAATCATACCAATATTTACACGTAATATTCGTGAAGCATTTAGACAAGTAccgataatgaaaaattttgtcaaatttatttacaatCGTTATCGTATACCATTATTTCTTACCTATGGTGGTATGCCAGTAAAATTGACCACCATAATTGGTGAACCAATACGATTCGAATCGGATGCAACCATCGAACAAATTGCTGAAATG actgaaatgaaaatgaaagagctgattgaacaaaatcaaacaataccTGGTTCAATATGGTCAGCCATACGACAACGATTTCaattgatggaaaatgaaaaaattgactga